From Penaeus chinensis breed Huanghai No. 1 chromosome 43, ASM1920278v2, whole genome shotgun sequence, a single genomic window includes:
- the LOC125048159 gene encoding DNA-directed RNA polymerase II subunit RPB1-like, with product MRLCVVTVLVFASSVFAKPTAQNVIDGDDGRLSVAIYDTGNPYYDPYQQVYDPYAPIHDPYAPIYDPYAPVYDPYNPYYDPYNPYYDPYNPYYDPYNQYYNPNIQRPTVNQRPHNNYNPYYGNNYYSLGNFIGGAVGSFLNNRDSTETSDPQEATGPVAF from the exons ATGAG ACTGTGTGTTGTAACAGTACTGGTATTCGCGAGCAGCGTTTTTGCCAAACCTACAGCTCAGAATGTAATAGATG GAGACGATGGACGATTATCTGTCGCCATCTACGACACCGGAAACCCGTACTACGATCCCTATCAACAAGTCTACGATCCTTACGCCCCGATTCACGATCCTTACGCCCCGATTTACGATCCTTATGCCCCAGTTTACGATCCTTACAACCCCTATTACGACCCCTACAACCCCTATTACGACCCCTACAACCCCTATTATGACCCCTACAACCAATACTACAACCCAAACATCCAACGACCCACAGTCAACCAACGGCCTCACAATAACTACAACCCTTACTATGGAAACAATTACTACAGTTTAGGAAACTTCATAGGAGGGGCTGTGGGGAGCTTCCTCAACAACAGGGATTCCACAGAAACTTCAGACCCACAGGAGGCTACAGGGCCCGTGGCCTTCTGA